One genomic window of Cygnus olor isolate bCygOlo1 chromosome 3, bCygOlo1.pri.v2, whole genome shotgun sequence includes the following:
- the LOC121068394 gene encoding vesicular inhibitory amino acid transporter-like isoform X2: MKKIFKGIFVLGLPYAILHSGYSGLFLIVLAAALCCYTGKILITCLYEENEDGQLIRVRDTYEDIANACCRKLSPNLGGIVVNVTQVMELIMTCILYLVVSGNLLSHSFPYVPMTEKTWSVIAFITLLPCVFIKTLKIVSRLSQLCSLVHFIIIFVVMTYCLTQIHQWSWAKFKLSIEFEDFLVSIGVIVFSYTSQIFLPTLEGNMKKPGEFRCMLNWTHFLACVLKTTFALTAFLTWGEETKEVITDNLPSFLQTLVNLCLLTKALLSYPLPFFAATEIVYACISRGNYSNYSSPLFALGLRGSFLLLTLLMSMFIPHFALLMGLTGSITGAAMTFLLPSLFHLKLKWKKLSFFEKCADISVFILGFLCSLAGIVCSIRGLLKVFGG, encoded by the exons atgaaaaaaattttcaaa ggAATTTTCGTCTTAGGATTGCCGTATGCTATTCTCCACAGTGGATACAGTGGCCTGTTTCTTATTGTCTTGGCTGCAGCATTATGCTGTTATACAGGCAAAATTCTAATCACTTGCctgtatgaagaaaatgaagatgggCAGCTCATAAGAGTGAGAGACACATATGAAGACATTGCAAAtgcctgctgcagaaagctATCTCCCAACTTAGGTGGTATAGTTGTCAATGTGACCCAAGTTATGGAACTGATCATGACATGTATTTTGTATCTGGTTGTTAGTGGGAACTTGCTGTCACACAGTTTTCCGTATGTACCAATGACTGAGAAAACTTGGTCTGTAATTGCATTTATTACATTGCTGCCTTGTGTATTTATCAAGACTCTCAAAATTGTTTCCAGACTCAGCCAGCTTTGCTCCTTGGTTCATTTCATTATTATCTTTGTAGTGATGACTTACTGTCTCACACAAATACATCAGTGGTCCTGGGCAAAATTCAAACTCTCCATTGAGTTTGAGGACTTCTTGGTTTCTATAGGGGTGATCGTTTTCAGTTAcacttcacaaatatttcttcccACTCTTGAAGGTAACATGAAAAAACCAGGGGAATTTAGGTGCATGCTGAATTGGACTCATTTTTTGGCTTGTGTCTTGAAAACAACTTTTGCCCTGACTGCATTCTTAACCTGGGGTGAGGAGACAAAGGAAGTTATTACTGACAACCTGCCATCATTTCTTCAAACCCTAGTGAATTTGTGTCTTTTAACCAAGgctcttctttcttaccctttgCCCTTTTTTGCAGCCACAGAAATTGTGTATGCTTGTATTTCTAGAGGTAACTATTCCAATTACAGTTCTCCACTGTTTGCTCTGGGTCTAAGAGGCTCATTTCTCCTGTTAACTCTGCTGATGTCCATGTTCATACCACATTTTGCCCTGCTGATGGGTTTAACAGGCAGTATAACAGGTGCTGCTatgacttttcttcttccttctctcttccactTAAAACTTAAATGGAAAAAACTATCCTTCTTTGAGAAATGTGCAGatatctctgtttttattttgggtttCCTTTGCAGCCTTGCAGGCATAGTTTGCTCAATAAGAGGGCTACTTAAAGTATTTGGAGGGTAA